Part of the Polyangium spumosum genome is shown below.
GCGAAGGCATCCACGGCTGCGATCACCCCGAAGGGCCGAACCCGACCGCTGGCGATCCGCGCTGGTATTCGCGCCATCTCCCGGTCACGGGGCAGTCGAGCACGGGCAAATGGAAGTTCTCCTGCCCCGGCACCCACCCCGAGGACGGCACCGTCCGGGCCCCGATCGGCCCCTGGCGCACCTATGGCGTGATGCTCGCGCCGCTGGATCCCGCCGCGCCCGTGCCGCCCGAGGCCGACGTGCAAGCAGCCAACAAAGGATACCCGGCGCCCGAGACCCAGGTGTTCACCCATCGCGAGGGCGCCTTTTATGGAAACCTCTTCCAGTCCGCCTGCACCAAGCTCCCGTGCCCGGCCGCCTCCGCGATGCTCTCGGGGAAACAGTATGCGTGTTACAGCGACATCTGGAGCGACGGCCTGGCCGTGCTCGCGGATCGGCTGTGCGCGAGCTCGAACGCGGATTGTTTCCAGAACGAGCCCGGCCCCTGCCTACCTGCGCCCGAGGGGCAATGCGACCGTGAGTCGAACGAGACGCAGCGGCGTTACACGAGCTGCGGCTGGACGGACCTGCCCAATTTCCTGACCAAACACACGGTCACCGTGTACCTGAATCACCCCTGCGATCTGAACGATTTGAAGAATTGCGCCCTCGCGCACCTGCCGTGAGCAGCGCCCGCATGTCCCGCACCAGCGGGACGTCCGCGTCCGCCATCGCCCACGCGTCGATCACCCGCCGCGCGAATCGCTCGGCCCGCGCTCGATCGCCGCGCCGCGCGGCCCGCGTCGCCGCCTGCGCCATCCACGCCCGCGCCCCTGCGGCCTTCGCCTCGCTCGCCTCGAGCGCCTCCAGGAGCCGCCCGACGATCTCGTCCTCGCCCGCGTGTTCGAATGCCTCCAGCATGGCCTCGCCCATCACCGCGACGAAGGGCCCGGGCGCGCGCACGAGGGGACGAAATGCCTGCGCCGCGCCCGCGAGATCCCCCTCCGCGTACCGCTCCGCGCCCGCCACGAATGCATCGGTCTCCGGCAGGAGGCCGCCCGAGAGCCGCTCCTTCAGGGAACGAAATCGATCGAAGCACCGCCGCGACACGCCGCGCGAAGCCCGCGCGCAGATCGCCGGTAGCCGCAGGGGCACGTCGAGGTGCGCGCCGTCGAGCGGCGGCGGCTCCGGCTCCAGGAACACGCGGACGATGTCGTCGGCGACCTCGGGCCCGCGGCCCAGCAGCAGCCCGATTTCGAGCGCCCGCCACGCGATCTGCAATCGCTCCACCCGCACCCACCCCGCGTCCTCCGCCTCGGTCCCCATCACCCGCCGCGCGCGCTCGAGCGCCCTCGACAACCGCGCCTCGCTCGCGTCCACCTGCACGAGCCATTTGTCGCGCGCCACGCGGTGCACCGGATATCCCCCGGTCGAGACCTGCAAGGCGAGCCCCCGGACCTCCTCGCGCAGCCCCGAGGAAAAGAGCCGATCCGCGAGGACCGTGGCCACGTACGTATCGAAGGGCGAGAGGACGTGCGCCCGCCGCGCGAATACGAGCGACGTCTCCGCGTCCTCGGTGGCCAGCGCCCCGAGCAGCCAGCCATAACCCTCCCACGGCGCCCACGCCTGCATTCCTCGCACGGCCGCGGGCGCCCTCTCCGTCCCCTGCGTCACCGCCGCGAGCTGCAGCCACGGCGCGCAGAACTCGCCCACCGGGTTCTTCGGCGAGGCCTGCACGGAGAGCAGCGCCGCCTCCGCCGCCCGCCCTGGATCCGTCGATTGCAGGAGGCATGACGCCGTCGCCCAGAGCGTGCTCCGCGCCTGCGGGGAAGGCGCCTCGTTCGCCTGCTTCAAAATGGCCTCCACGACCTCGGGCGGATCGCGCCGAAAGACCATGTGTTCGAGCCGCGCCCGCGCCGCGAGCGCGCCGGGCGACGCCTCGTCGAGCGCCGGCAACGTGATCTCCGGCGTGCGCAGCCCCAGCGTGTACGCGCATCGGTATCGCTCGATCAGGCCGATCTCCGCGAGATCGGACGCCTTCTCCTCCACGGCCGCGCAGGCGCCCGGCAAGCCGCCCGCGTTGTGCGCCATCGCGAGCGTCAGATCGAGCAAGCGGAGCGCGCCGTCCACGTCCTTGGCGCGCGACACGTCGGCCTCCTCCGGCGCGAGGCGCGCCGCCCGCGGCAGGCTCCCGCGCGTGACGAGCGCGTCCATCACCTCCCGCACGGCCTCGTAGAGCCCGCGCCCTCGCCCCTCGGCGTGATCACGCTCCACCCCCGCGTCGTTTTTCAAGACGATCCGCACCTCGAACCCCGACGCGCCCCGGAGCACCTCGCCGTCGATGTGCATCTCCGCGCGCCGCGCCGCGTCGAGCGAGCGCGTCCGGGCCTCGGGCCCCGCGTAAGGATCCTCGGGGGATCGATCCGAGGGTTGTCCAGGAAAACCCAAAAGCTCCGCGGGCAGGAGCGTGCTGCCGGGATCGCCGCCGAACAGGACGCGCGCCCGCTCGCAGAACGTCGCCGCCGCCGCCGCGCCCAGCCACCCCGCCGGCGCATCCACGCCGGAGGCCACGAGCACCGGGCAGGCGAGCAGGGCGCGCGCAGGCCGGGAAGCGGAGGGGACCGGGCGTGTCGCATCCGGGCGGACGTCCTCGTGAAACATCGCGACGAACGACCCTGCTCCCAGCGCGGCGATGCCGGCCGAAAGGAGCACGACCGCCCTCCGGCGCCGCGGCGGGCGCGTATCGACCCCGAGGGGCATCGTGGCGCTCGCGTCGGACGTCCGCGTGGCCGTCGCGTCGGACGTCCCCGTCCTCGTCGCGCTGGACGTCCGCGTCTGCTCATCGGCGCGCGGCTCGTCCGCATCACGCGCATCGTCCGCTTGGAGCTCCTCCCCCTCGAGCATTGCCGCCGGCACGCCGAGCGCGACGCCGAGCGCGCGTATCGCGATCGTGGCCCGCGAGAAGCGCCGCTCCGGATCGGGATGGGTTGCCCGGACGAACCAGGCGTCGAACGCCGCCGCCAGCTCCCTCCCGCGCCGCGCCGCGCGGGCGCGCGCCGGCTCGACGGGGCCCTTCACCGCCGTGAGCGCGAACGTGATGGGATCCTGGCCCCGCTCGTCCTCCCAGTAAGGGCTTCCCACGAGGAGCGTGAATGCGACCATTCCGAGCGCGTGGATGTCCGCGGCCGGTCCCACCGGGAGGCCACGAATCTGCTCCGGGGCCATGTACGTCGGTGTCCCCACCGCGCCCGTCGTCTCCGGATCGCCGAGCTCGGTGAGCACCTTGGCCACCCCGAAATCGACGATCTTGATACGAGCGTCCTCGCGCGGGCGCTCCTCGACGAAGAGGTTGCTCGGCTTGAGATCGCGGTGGACGATGCCGCGCGCGTGTGTCGCGTCGAGCGCGAGCGCCACCTGGGAGAGCAGTCGGATCACCTCGGCGGCCGGGAGCGCCCCCGCGCGGCGCAGCCGCTGCCCGAGGTCCTCGCCGTGCAAGAGCTCCATCACGAGATACGGAGCTCCCGTCGCGTCGTCCGTCCCTGCGTCGAGCACGTCCACGAGGAACGGGCTCTCGACCTCGCCCGCGACGCGCGCCTCGAGGCGAAAACGCTCGCGCAGATCGCCCCGCGTGGCGGCGTGCGCGTGCATCACCTTCAGCGCGCGTGGTCGCCCCGTGGCGATGTCCAGCACCTCGTACACCGCGCCCATCGCGCCTGCGCCGAGGCGGCGCACGACGCGATAGCGCCCTGCGAAGAGGGACGCGCGCATGACGGCGGCGAGCCTATCACGCCCGCGGCCGCCTCGTCGCTCAGGCCGACTCGACGCGCAGGCTCGACGACAGTTGCTCCTCGATCTGCCCGATCAGCCAACCGATGAAATCCTCTTTCCGCATCACGCGCGAGACGTGCAGCCCCGACCAGACCGGCGAGCGGACCGACGAGGTGTCGCAGCTCTGCACGACGACGGGCAGGTCGCGGATCGCGGGATCACTCCGGATCGCCCGGACGAGCTCCACCCCGTTCATCACCGGCATGTGGATGTCCGTGATCACCAGCGCGACCTTCTGCGCCGCCAGGGTCAACAGCGCCTCGTGGCCGTTCTCGGCCTCGAGCACCTCGAAGCGCGGCGACAGCACCGAGCGGTACATGTGACGCAAGAACGCGTCGTCCTCCACGAGCAGGATGGCTCCACCCGTGGCGCCGCCGAGCACACGCTCCACCACCGCCCGCAGCTCCGAGGCCGTCACCGGCTTCTCCACGTACCCCGAGACGCCGTGCAGGATGGCCTCGGCCTCGCGCTTCACCACCGTGACGAAGACCGTGGGGATGCCGCGGCTCCGCAGGATGCGGTTCAGCGCGAAGCCATCCATCTCCGGCATCAGGACGTCGACCAGCACGAGATCCGGCGTCCACGCCGAGAGCCCCCGCAGCGCGTCACGACCACTCGGGCTCGTGTGCACCTCGTGGCCGACGTCCGAAAGCGCCGAGGCCATCCAGACCCTCGTCTCGTCGTCGTCGTCCACGATCAGGAGCTTCGCCATGGTGCTCTCCTTGCCATCGCTCCTCCCTCATGCCGCGAGGGACGCCACGGAAGCGGGGGCCTTGCGAAGACGGAACCAGAATCGAGCCCCTCCCTCGGGCGGCGCGTCGTAGCCGATCGAGCCACCCCAGCGCTCGACCGTGATCCGGCAGAAATAAAGCCCGAGCCCCGTCCCTGCCTCGGGCCCGTTCCCTCGGCTGAAGCGCTGGAACAGGCGCGGCGCCAGCGCGGCCGGCACGCCCGGCCCCTCGTCCTCCACGCGCACCTCGACGTTCGGGCCGTCCTCGCGCGCCGCCACCCGGACCCGGCCCCCGACCGGGCTGTGCCGGATCGCGTTGTCGAGCAGGTTCGACAGCACCCGCACGAGCCTCGGCTCGTCTGCGATGACGAGCAGATGCGGGGCCGCGACGTCCTCCTCGATCCGCACCTTCCGCCCGCGCGCCGTCAGCTCTTGCGCCGCGACCACGCGGCCGATCCCGGCCCGCAGATCCGAGACCGCCGTCTCCTCGTGCGTGGCGTCGAGGTCGCCGTGCTCGGACGCGAAGACGCTCAGGATCTCGCGGATCATCGCGCGTTGCCGCAGCGCCGCCTCGAGCGCCAGCTCGACGAGCACGCCCTCCTCCCCGGGCGCGTGTCGCTCGTCGAGCGACGAGAGCACGCCGAGGATCGTCTGCAGCGGGCTCGCGAGGTCGTGGACGATGCAATGCATGAGGATGTCCTTCTGCTCGATCTCGCGGGAGAGCGCGTCGTAGGTGAAGCGCAGCTCGCGGGCGCGCTGCAGGAGCAGCCGTCGCTCGCGGAAGAGCTCGTCGCAGCGCGTGATCACGAGCAGGCAGCGCGGCCCGAGCTTCAGCGCGGACGCCACGAGGGGCAGCTCCTCGCCGCCCGCGGCCGTCTCGCACCAGATGTCCGAGTCGAGCCGCGTCGGCCCTTCGCCGCGAAAGACGCCCTCCGCCTCGGGCAGGAACACCTCGAGGAACGGAAACAACGTCTCCGCGCGGATGGGCGTGTGCGCCGCCGGCACGCCCTGCGTCAGCCGCGCATACCAGTCCGGCGGGCTGCCGCGCAAGACGAACGCCCCGTCGCGCTGGCGCTCGAGGACCACCTTCCCGAGGGAGGCGAGGACCGAGCTCGAGATCAAGGTCTCCATGGCACATCCGCCCTCCCGCTCCGGAGCAGCGCGTAGCCGAGCGCGCGGAACGCCTCCTCCACGCCCGCGCCCGTCTTCGCGCTCGTCTCGAAGATGGGGAAACACGACGCGAGCTCACGCTCG
Proteins encoded:
- a CDS encoding serine/threonine-protein kinase, yielding MRASLFAGRYRVVRRLGAGAMGAVYEVLDIATGRPRALKVMHAHAATRGDLRERFRLEARVAGEVESPFLVDVLDAGTDDATGAPYLVMELLHGEDLGQRLRRAGALPAAEVIRLLSQVALALDATHARGIVHRDLKPSNLFVEERPREDARIKIVDFGVAKVLTELGDPETTGAVGTPTYMAPEQIRGLPVGPAADIHALGMVAFTLLVGSPYWEDERGQDPITFALTAVKGPVEPARARAARRGRELAAAFDAWFVRATHPDPERRFSRATIAIRALGVALGVPAAMLEGEELQADDARDADEPRADEQTRTSSATRTGTSDATATRTSDASATMPLGVDTRPPRRRRAVVLLSAGIAALGAGSFVAMFHEDVRPDATRPVPSASRPARALLACPVLVASGVDAPAGWLGAAAAATFCERARVLFGGDPGSTLLPAELLGFPGQPSDRSPEDPYAGPEARTRSLDAARRAEMHIDGEVLRGASGFEVRIVLKNDAGVERDHAEGRGRGLYEAVREVMDALVTRGSLPRAARLAPEEADVSRAKDVDGALRLLDLTLAMAHNAGGLPGACAAVEEKASDLAEIGLIERYRCAYTLGLRTPEITLPALDEASPGALAARARLEHMVFRRDPPEVVEAILKQANEAPSPQARSTLWATASCLLQSTDPGRAAEAALLSVQASPKNPVGEFCAPWLQLAAVTQGTERAPAAVRGMQAWAPWEGYGWLLGALATEDAETSLVFARRAHVLSPFDTYVATVLADRLFSSGLREEVRGLALQVSTGGYPVHRVARDKWLVQVDASEARLSRALERARRVMGTEAEDAGWVRVERLQIAWRALEIGLLLGRGPEVADDIVRVFLEPEPPPLDGAHLDVPLRLPAICARASRGVSRRCFDRFRSLKERLSGGLLPETDAFVAGAERYAEGDLAGAAQAFRPLVRAPGPFVAVMGEAMLEAFEHAGEDEIVGRLLEALEASEAKAAGARAWMAQAATRAARRGDRARAERFARRVIDAWAMADADVPLVRDMRALLTAGARGRNSSNRSDRRGDSGTR
- a CDS encoding response regulator — translated: MAKLLIVDDDDETRVWMASALSDVGHEVHTSPSGRDALRGLSAWTPDLVLVDVLMPEMDGFALNRILRSRGIPTVFVTVVKREAEAILHGVSGYVEKPVTASELRAVVERVLGGATGGAILLVEDDAFLRHMYRSVLSPRFEVLEAENGHEALLTLAAQKVALVITDIHMPVMNGVELVRAIRSDPAIRDLPVVVQSCDTSSVRSPVWSGLHVSRVMRKEDFIGWLIGQIEEQLSSSLRVESA
- a CDS encoding sensor histidine kinase, giving the protein METLISSSVLASLGKVVLERQRDGAFVLRGSPPDWYARLTQGVPAAHTPIRAETLFPFLEVFLPEAEGVFRGEGPTRLDSDIWCETAAGGEELPLVASALKLGPRCLLVITRCDELFRERRLLLQRARELRFTYDALSREIEQKDILMHCIVHDLASPLQTILGVLSSLDERHAPGEEGVLVELALEAALRQRAMIREILSVFASEHGDLDATHEETAVSDLRAGIGRVVAAQELTARGRKVRIEEDVAAPHLLVIADEPRLVRVLSNLLDNAIRHSPVGGRVRVAAREDGPNVEVRVEDEGPGVPAALAPRLFQRFSRGNGPEAGTGLGLYFCRITVERWGGSIGYDAPPEGGARFWFRLRKAPASVASLAA